DNA from Onthophagus taurus isolate NC chromosome 2, IU_Otau_3.0, whole genome shotgun sequence:
ttagaaaacctGTCAAGTTGAAGCCAGTTGCTATGCTGATCCACATTACACGACTTTTGATGGTAAAAAATACGACTTTATGGGAAAATGTATGTATTATGTGGTGCGAGGAAATGGATTTGATGTTATTTGCGATCATTATATTATATGGAATGGAGCATTTGTTGTAAGTATATCatctttttcaataaattgtaGTAAACTCGATTATgctaacaaaataatttattcttttatgtaGAAAGATGAAAAATCATCTATACCATCATATTGCGCAAAAGTTATTGTACAACTAAGAGACCACATCATTGAATTGGAACAGGGTcgcaaactaaaattaaatggcTTCAGACTTGAACGATTACCTTTTAATTCTCCATTATTCCGAATTACCGAACCGAGTAGTCAATTAGTCTCaggtattaaattttatactttttatatcaaaattaattttaataattaattttcaattttagtttcattaagaaataacgttgatgttaattttaatggtGATTCTTGGCTCATCGTTAAAATACCTACCACAATGATAGGAAGAGTGAGCGGATTATTTGGAACTTACACAAAATCGCAAGCTGATGATTTCCTAATGGCTAATGGTTCTCTTACGACTGATCCGAATTTGTTTGGCCATTCTTGGAAAGTCCCCGGAAGCTGTGCAAATGAATATACAGGACCAGTATATCATCCATGTAGCATAAATCCAGAAAATCGCGAGAAAGCTGAACAAGCTTGTGCTccattaaaaagtaatctaTTCGCAGATTGTCTTGAAGATATTGAGACAAATTACGAAAATTGCGTTTATGATGGCTGCGAATGCGTCGATAAagtaatcattttaatttaattaacttaatcttATATATCTTACATTTACCATAAAATTATAGATAAAAACTTGCGTTTGCAATTTCTACGCGTTACAAGCAGCGAAATGTGCTGCGAAAGGCAAACCGGTGGATTGGCGAAAAACAATCACTCAATGCCAAGTTCAATGTCCCGCAGGGCAAACGTACCAAACATGTGAGAATTCTTGCACTCGCACCTGCGATGATATTAGCACCAATTCACCATGCGAGTCGTCTTGCCTTGAAGGTTGTAATTGTCCAGAAGGACAaacattaaatgaaaaaaatcaatGCATTCCAATTAATAAGTGTACTTGTCTTTGGAAAGATGGAAGATACAATCCTGAAACGACCTTTATAAACGGCGAAAATAAATGGTAATTCATTATCAgaaatttcattcaaaatatttttgtaaatatgaaACTTTTTTAGCACTTGCTCTAATGCTAAATGGAATATAACAACTACTACTGCAGAtgataaattgaaataccCGGACTTAAAGGACCTAAAGAAACGATGCAATGCGGATGATTTTATGACTTATACAGGCTGTAAACGAGTGAAAAGTGTGATTTGCCtggtaataacaaatttaattgctTTCTAAATCCGAAAATATGTGCAAGAAAAAAGAGTGCACTTAAACTAAATTAGTTTTGATGCTATAACAGTTCGTGATGTTtagtttttttcaattttcttggTTACTGAGTATTGTCCGGGAGCTGAATGGGCTCAACGTTTGTATATCACAGCAGTATATTTTCATGCTTCACTCCGATATGTTGAGTTACTTGGCAGACCCGTTTCATTACGagtttcatttttgaatttcataCTCTGCCATTCCGCGCTCTGCTCAATAATTATGTGGAGTGAATTGATAAGATGGATATTGACTTTCATCACTCCAtgtaataaatgtaaataatagcATATTTTCggacataaataaatttcagagtttactaatttaataattatttttaagttgcataaattatttaatatatggAAACATCTCAATGAGGattcaaattataataattgtcAAAGTGGATGTCAATGTTCCGAAGGATTTGTTTTTGATGAAGAATTAAATACTTGTGTTAGACGCGAAGATTGTCCGTGCATGTATAAAGGAATTAGTTATGCGGATAAAACAACAAGAAATGATAGAAATCAAACCTGGTAAggatttgttataatttattccttTTTACAAAGCTTTAATTAGATCTActatttctaataatttacCTAATCTTTATTTTAGTGTTTGCAAAGATGGATTTTGGGCTTGTAATCCATCAGCAGATCATTGGGAAAAATGTAGCATTTGGAATAACGTTCATATAAGAACTTTTGATGCAACAGTATATTCTTTTAAAGGAAACTGCGAATATACACTTTTCGAACATTCACTTCCAACTGGTGGAGTATTTAGAGTAACAGTAACGGTATgttaatttatcttatagtaatcttaaataatactaCTATTACTATCATACCGATTTTAGACGGCACAATGTAATGTTGGTTCATGTATTAAGAGTgctaaaatttattacaaagatACAACGGGTCGTGAAGATATTGTAACATTTGTAGTTGGTCAAGAATTCGTTCCACCTGGTTTGTTAGCGAGTCTTGTTATTACAGATTTAGATCTTTCTGTTATGGTTGATGTTATTGGAATGGGAATAAGAGTTGTTTGGAATAAAGGAGGTTGGTTACATGTACATGTTTCTAGAGTTTGGGTTACATGGGTATGTATAATTCACTTTCTTTttcacaataaataaaaataaacatttcagAATCATGTTGGGTTATGTGGAAAATACGATGATAATCCCAATAATGATTTGACAACTCCAAACAATCAGAATGATGTTACGGAGTTGGTTGATTATTATAGAGTTGATAAATCATGTCCTGGTTGTACTCAATTGAaagaagtaaatttaatgcCTATAGAAAACCCATGCgaaattttatatagtaatgtttttaaaacatgTCGGTTCCTAACACCCGTTAATGAGTACTATAATAGATGCTTAATTGATGCTAGTTTACAATTACTTATACCAGAAAATCAacgttataattattattgtcaaaCATTATCGGCCTACGCCCAAGAATGTAATGATGTTGATGAACCCATCGAGTGGAGAACAAACGATATTTGTCGTGagttaattgatttattatttttatatattatattaatttataattaaataatgttcTGATTTAGCGTATAACTGTAAACCTAACAAAGCGTATTATCCATGTGAAACACCTTGTCCCAAGGATACTTGcgaaaaagataataattgtCCAGATAGATTATGTTCAGAAGCTTGCAATGTTTCACCTTGCccatttaattcaatttataaagACTCGACATACACACAATGCGTACCTAAAGATCAATGTGGATCTCAGGTAACTGCAACAGTAGAAGGCCATTGTATGGGTGATCCCCACTGTACCACTtttgatggtaaatattacGATTTCATGGGGAAATGTATGTATTATTTAGTCCGTGGAAATGGATTTGATGTTATATGCGATACTTATATATGGAACGGAGCGTATATTGTGcgtaaaatatctttttaaaataaataagattttaattaatttcatttgtaataaatacattgcttaattaattacaGAAAGATGTTAAATCAACGGCACCGTCATTTTGCgcaaaagtttttataataactcaAGGACATAATATTGAATTAGaacaaaaacttaatgttgCAGTAGATGGTCAAAAACTTGATTGGTTACCTTACATAACTCAAGATTTCAGTGTTATTCAAACGAGCAGCGAACAAATAACTggtatatttatgatattatttatatttttctatttagctatcttttctttttttagtttccttGAAAAATTCCGTTGTGGTTCTTTGGAATGGCAACTCATATGTTATTGTTCGGATTCCTGTAACTATGATAGGGCAAGTAAaggtaattaaaaacaaatcgatttataaagaattttcaatattaactGTTAATATGCATTGAAAGCTGCTGTTAAGGTGTATTTTCTAATCCCTAGTATGTTTATGAATTTTGTTAACTGCCACTTAAAGTTTCTCCACAGTTTTCACTTGAGTTGAATCTTTTACCATAATAACTATATTATCAGCGAAAGTTGCATGTACTTTTGAATTTGGAACATCTATGGTATACAGTAGATAAAGGAATGGTCCTAAGACACTGCCTTGTAGAACTTCAATCAAGATTGGTTTGAATGTTAAGCATCCCCCTTCATGTGATAGTCTATACTTTCTAGCAGAAAGATATGCTTTCATTAGTTGATTGTACACCCTATCAAACACCTTAAAAACATTCAGAAAAACTGCAGCACAATATTTTAGCCACAACCAATCGTCTGAGTAGTCTCTTAATAACGGTTGTTGTTCAATACTCTTGATCTATTATAGAATGGCGATTACAAAATCCAAACTGTAAAGCTGGTAATCTTTCTTACAATTTGCAAATGGCAGGTAACAGCAAGATATACTTGTATGATCAAATTTGCTCAGCTGGTTTGTCAGTTTTTTGAGCATAATCATCTGTGCTATCTTAAAACATTGCAAGCATACTTCAGTCTCAAGCAAGCATTAAAAAAGTATACCAACATGATGATTGCATTTCTTCTCTATGAGGTGAAATTTCGTCAATTCCAGGATCTTATTAGGATGAGTGTTGTTATCGATATCCAGGGCAACTTCCATTGGTGAAACCAGCttagagttatttttgatttatcattttgttaaaatatacTTCAGCTAATCGTCGAGTTTTTCACCAGTAGTATACATATCGtcataaacttattttaagcaaattttttccaaaagtCTTCATTTTAGTATAAAGAGCTGAAATCTTGCTGTATCTAGGGTCTTTTGGGAACATACACTAAAACTCAAGATGACGATTTCTTAATGCCAAATGATATAGTTACAAATGATCCAAATATCTTTGGAAATTCTTGGAAAGTACCAGGTAGTTGCGAAGGTGAATACACAGGGCCAGTGCATCATCCGTGTAGCATCAATCCAGATAAAAAAGTTCAAGCAGAAAGTGGTTGTGCAGCACTTAAAAGTAACTTATTCGCAAGTATgtattttattagaaaattcttttacaaaattcatataaaactGATTATAATTTTAGATTGTCTCGAAAATGTAAACGAAGTTTATGAAAACTGTCTATACGATAGCTGCCAATGCACAAATGAAGTatgttaaaattacaattaatttaatccaactcaatttctttttgtagcaATCTACTTGTGTTTGTGAATTTTATTCATCTCAAGGAAATAAATGTGCGGCTAAAGGAAAATACGTCGATTGGCGTAAAAATGTAACCGAATGTTCCATTAAGTGTCCATCCGACCAAAGTTATCAAGTGTGTGGAAATTCTTGTACTCGTAGCTGTGAAGATATAGCAGCAAATCCAACTTGCCAACGTCAATGTGTCGATGGTTGTAATTGTCCAAATGGTCAAACTTTAGACGGAAATAATCGGTGTATCCCTATAAGTAGCTGTCCATGTAAGTGGGGGAACGAAAGATATTCTCCAggtttttcatttataaatggCCATGATAaatggtaaaaataaattaatattaaattcacGTTTTGATTCGATTTATTTTAGGACTTGTACTGAGGCGACATGGATTATCATTACAGCTACTTCTGAGGATAAGAGGAAACATCCCACAACAGATAACTTAAAAACGATATGTGACGCagacaatttttatgtatactCTGAATGTAAACGAGTGAATGTTGTAACATGCCAggtataaaagttattttattttattaatacattttttctaatacaATATTTACTTTAGAATAAACACCTTAACAGTAAACCAAATTATGATAACTGTGAAAGCGGTTGTCAATGTATGGAAGGTTATGTACTTGATACAGAATCCAATCAATGCGTTAAACCAAGTGATTGTCCGTGTTTGCACAACGGAGTTAGTTACCCTGAAAATTTTGAACGCAATGGAAGACAAAAAACAtggtaagattaaaaaaaggaaatttctttagtgtaatttttattttaattagtgTTTGCAAAAATGGTACATGGGATTGTAATACACTATCAGAGTACTGGGAAAAATGTAGTGTTTGGAGCAATGTTCATGTAAGAACTTTCGACGAATTAGTTTACTCTTTCAAAGGAAACTGTGAATACACATTATTTGAGAGTTCACTCAATGAATCATCTGTATTAGTTAGG
Protein-coding regions in this window:
- the LOC111424987 gene encoding IgGFc-binding protein-like isoform X3, yielding MIPNVYLFLVILIFFSVESQSQCNRDPTTNCVVYDGLHLKIFDGSLLSYDSKCGYTLVSINSKGTNLEINLLQNVQTLQVKYAEHVYDVKITGAAIEVKIDGNVQSIPHDLSGVSISKPGAMVVVEIKDLGLKIRYDGRTAEVIQRNQFNDRAMLGMCGNNDGCSGNDMVMKNGGIAGNNLQFADSWSIGGCRSGNYLNSCGTNRHFYTQAQNFCNDLFNDQKFTKCSAFNSQFMNICTSNYCNCKLANRNDCMCDMLDVYARTCQIKTNDIISWRNSTLCPINCRNQEQQYMTCAPNKRQLSCNEIETDTSNLDCEEGCYCPKGLRLQEDRCLFVEECDCYYNNVAYKSGTSIAQECNMCTCRKGQWMCTTKTCQVEASCYADPHYTTFDGKKYDFMGKCMYYVVRGNGFDVICDHYIIWNGAFVKDEKSSIPSYCAKVIVQLRDHIIELEQGRKLKLNGFRLERLPFNSPLFRITEPSSQLVSVSLRNNVDVNFNGDSWLIVKIPTTMIGRVSGLFGTYTKSQADDFLMANGSLTTDPNLFGHSWKVPGSCANEYTGPVYHPCSINPENREKAEQACAPLKSNLFADCLEDIETNYENCVYDGCECVDKIKTCVCNFYALQAAKCAAKGKPVDWRKTITQCQVQCPAGQTYQTCENSCTRTCDDISTNSPCESSCLEGCNCPEGQTLNEKNQCIPINKCTCLWKDGRYNPETTFINGENKCTCSNAKWNITTTTADDKLKYPDLKDLKKRCNADDFMTYTGCKRVKSVICLLHKLFNIWKHLNEDSNYNNCQSGCQCSEGFVFDEELNTCVRREDCPCMYKGISYADKTTRNDRNQTCVCKDGFWACNPSADHWEKCSIWNNVHIRTFDATVYSFKGNCEYTLFEHSLPTGGVFRVTVTTAQCNVGSCIKSAKIYYKDTTGREDIVTFVVGQEFVPPGLLASLVITDLDLSVMVDVIGMGIRVVWNKGGWLHVHVSRVWVTWNHVGLCGKYDDNPNNDLTTPNNQNDVTELVDYYRVDKSCPGCTQLKEVNLMPIENPCEILYSNVFKTCRFLTPVNEYYNRCLIDASLQLLIPENQRYNYYCQTLSAYAQECNDVDEPIEWRTNDICPYNCKPNKAYYPCETPCPKDTCEKDNNCPDRLCSEACNVSPCPFNSIYKDSTYTQCVPKDQCGSQVTATVEGHCMGDPHCTTFDGKYYDFMGKCMYYLVRGNGFDVICDTYIWNGAYIKDVKSTAPSFCAKVFIITQGHNIELEQKLNVAVDGQKLDWLPYITQDFSVIQTSSEQITVSLKNSVVVLWNGNSYVIVRIPVTMIGQVKGLLGTYTKTQDDDFLMPNDIVTNDPNIFGNSWKVPGSCEGEYTGPVHHPCSINPDKKVQAESGCAALKSNLFANCLENVNEVYENCLYDSCQCTNEQSTCVCEFYSSQGNKCAAKGKYVDWRKNVTECSIKCPSDQSYQVCGNSCTRSCEDIAANPTCQRQCVDGCNCPNGQTLDGNNRCIPISSCPCKWGNERYSPGFSFINGHDKWTCTEATWIIITATSEDKRKHPTTDNLKTICDADNFYVYSECKRVNVVTCQNKHLNSKPNYDNCESGCQCMEGYVLDTESNQCVKPSDCPCLHNGVSYPENFERNGRQKTCVCKNGTWDCNTLSEYWEKCSVWSNVHVRTFDELVYSFKGNCEYTLFESSLNESSVLVRVTLKTVECSSGSCIKNVKIYCEDVNGNQDHVVFTTGETFVRPNQLNHLVITDLDLSIMVDVIKMGVRLVWNKGGWVHIHISRIWTTMKQVGLCGTYDNNPNNDLDTPNFKKSVKEAVDYYRLDKTCAESSELLNVNILVPENTCDILFSQAFKNCRLIKPVDEYYRRCLIDANTQLLKPENERTNYYCQTLSAYAQECNDIKQPVKWRTNRICPYGCKTNTVYYPCETPCPKDTCQSNVYCPNKVCSEACNVASCPLNTIYKDSTYKQCVKRRKCDSVINIPTVEGHCVGNPHCMTFDGKKFDFMGKCTYYLVRGNDFDIMCDHYIWKNGAYVKDYKSKAPSYCAKVIIHSGGNIIELEQKHNVKVNGHTIGFRPYINSEFRINQPSSELTTVLLNDHVTVTWNGKSRVTVSIPTTMIGKVNGLLGTFTKSQDDDFLMPNGVITKDSTEFGNSWKVPGSCKHEYTGPVEHPCVANPNRKAKAEESCAALKSDLFKGCLDGVNSVYDDCLYDACQCTDEQKTCVCEFYSIQSDKCAAKGINVDWRNKIAQCAIQCPAGQTYQVCANPCTRTCEDVSTSLTCKRICVDGCSCPEGHTLNSINQCVPIHTCPCIWENKRYPPDFTFIHDDKVKVCENAMWNVTTATPDDKSIYKTTDELYNKCSPYDNLRYTGCKRVNPVTCRNKHLNEKPNYENCHSGCQCVEMLVYDAEEKNCIYPEFCPCLYKGISFPDKTERHERNQK
- the LOC111424987 gene encoding IgGFc-binding protein-like isoform X4; the protein is MIPNVYLFLVILIFFSVESQSQCNRDPTTNCVVYDGLHLKIFDGSLLSYDSKCGYTLVSINSKGTNLEINLLQNVQTLQVKYAEHVYDVKITGAAIEVKIDGNVQSIPHDLSGVSISKPGAMVVVEIKDLGLKIRYDGRTAEVIQRNQFNDRAMLGMCGNNDGCSGNDMVMKNGGIAGNNLQFADSWSIGGCRSGNYLNSCGTNRHFYTQAQNFCNDLFNDQKFTKCSAFNSQFMNICTSNYCNCKLANRNDCMCDMLDVYARTCQIKTNDIISWRNSTLCPINCRNQEQQYMTCAPNKRQLSCNEIETDTSNLDCEEGCYCPKGLRLQEDRCLFVEECDCYYNNVAYKSGTSIAQECNMCTCRKGQWMCTTKTCQVEASCYADPHYTTFDGKKYDFMGKCMYYVVRGNGFDVICDHYIIWNGAFVKDEKSSIPSYCAKVIVQLRDHIIELEQGRKLKLNGFRLERLPFNSPLFRITEPSSQLVSVSLRNNVDVNFNGDSWLIVKIPTTMIGRVSGLFGTYTKSQADDFLMANGSLTTDPNLFGHSWKVPGSCANEYTGPVYHPCSINPENREKAEQACAPLKSNLFADCLEDIETNYENCVYDGCECVDKIKTCVCNFYALQAAKCAAKGKPVDWRKTITQCQVQCPAGQTYQTCENSCTRTCDDISTNSPCESSCLEGCNCPEGQTLNEKNQCIPINKCTCLWKDGRYNPETTFINGENKCTCSNAKWNITTTTADDKLKYPDLKDLKKRCNADDFMTYTGCKRVKSVICLLHKLFNIWKHLNEDSNYNNCQSGCQCSEGFVFDEELNTCVRREDCPCMYKGISYADKTTRNDRNQTCVCKDGFWACNPSADHWEKCSIWNNVHIRTFDATVYSFKGNCEYTLFEHSLPTGGVFRVTVTTAQCNVGSCIKSAKIYYKDTTGREDIVTFVVGQEFVPPGLLASLVITDLDLSVMVDVIGMGIRVVWNKGGWLHVHVSRVWVTWNHVGLCGKYDDNPNNDLTTPNNQNDVTELVDYYRVDKSCPGCTQLKEVNLMPIENPCEILYSNVFKTCRFLTPVNEYYNRCLIDASLQLLIPENQRYNYYCQTLSAYAQECNDVDEPIEWRTNDICPYNCKPNKAYYPCETPCPKDTCEKDNNCPDRLCSEACNVSPCPFNSIYKDSTYTQCVPKDQCGSQVTATVEGHCMGDPHCTTFDGKYYDFMGKCMYYLVRGNGFDVICDTYIWNGAYIKDVKSTAPSFCAKVFIITQGHNIELEQKLNVAVDGQKLDWLPYITQDFSVIQTSSEQITVSLKNSVVVLWNGNSYVIVRIPVTMIGQVKGLLGTYTKTQDDDFLMPNDIVTNDPNIFGNSWKVPGSCEGEYTGPVHHPCSINPDKKVQAESGCAALKSNLFANCLENVNEVYENCLYDSCQCTNEQSTCVCEFYSSQGNKCAAKGKYVDWRKNVTECSIKCPSDQSYQVCGNSCTRSCEDIAANPTCQRQCVDGCNCPNGQTLDGNNRCIPISSCPCKWGNERYSPGFSFINGHDKWTCTEATWIIITATSEDKRKHPTTDNLKTICDADNFYVYSECKRVNVVTCQNKHLNSKPNYDNCESGCQCMEGYVLDTESNQCVKPSDCPCLHNGVSYPENFERNGRQKTCVCKNGTWDCNTLSEYWEKCSVWSNVHVRTFDELVYSFKGNCEYTLFESSLNESSVLVRVTLKTVECSSGSCIKNVKIYCEDVNGNQDHVVFTTGETFVRPNQLNHLVITDLDLSIMVDVIKMGVRLVWNKGGWVHIHISRIWTTMKQVGLCGTYDNNPNNDLDTPNFKKSVKEAVDYYRLDKTCAESSELLNVNILVPENTCDILFSQAFKNCRLIKPVDEYYRRCLIDANTQLLKPENERTNYYCQTLSAYAQECNDIKQPVKWRTNRICPYGCKTNTVYYPCETPCPKDTCQSNVYCPNKVCSEACNVASCPLNTIYKDSTYKQCVKRRKCDSVINIPTVEGHCVGNPHCMTFDGKKFDFMGKCTYYLVRGNDFDIMCDHYIWKNGAYVKDYKSKAPSYCAKVIIHSGGNIIELEQKHNVKVNGHTIGFRPYINSEFRINQPSSELTTVLLNDHVTVTWNGKSRVTVSIPTTMIGKVNGLLGTFTKSQDDDFLMPNGVITKDSTEFGNSWKVPGSCKHEYTGPVEHPCVANPNRKAKAEESCAALKSDLFKGCLDGVNSVYDDCLYDACQCTDEQKTCVCEFYSIQSDKCAAKGINVDWRNKIAQCAIQCPAGQTYQVCANPCTRTCEDVSTSLTCKRICVDGCSCPEGHTLNSINQCVPIHTCPCIWENKRYPPDFTFIHDDKGMRKCDVECDHSYPRR